Within Paeniglutamicibacter psychrophenolicus, the genomic segment CGCCTTGGTCAAGATCGAAAAGGGCCTCTACGCGCAGCAGGCCAACGACAAGATCTGGACAGACTGGAAGCTCGTGGCCAAGGAAGTCGCCGGAACCGGTTCGGTCACCTTCCGCTTCGTCCCTGCCGACGACACCCCGGTGACAGTGGCCAAGGCCGGCCAGTTCGTCTCGGTGCGGGTCCCGCTGCTGGACGGGGTGCGCCAGTGCCGCCAGTACACCCTCAGCGATTCGGTCACCTCCACGACCGAGCGCGTGATCACCACCAAGTTCGACGGCGGCGGCGAGGTTTCCCCGTTCATGCACCGGCACCTGGACGTCGGAGACGTCATCGAGCTTTCCAACCCGTACGGCGACCTGGTCATCGACACCACCGGCGCCCCGATCATCCTGGCCACCGCGGGCATCGGCTGCACCCCCAGCGCCTCCGCGCTGGCCACCCTCGCCGCCGCGGGCTCGGACCGCCAGGTCATGGTGCTGCACGCCGAGGCCAACGAGGATGCGTGGGCGCTCAAGGAGCAGATGCTCGAATCCGTCGAGTCCCTGCCCAACGCCGAACTGAAGCTGTGGCTCGAGGACATCAACGCCAAGGCCGAAGGCACCGAAGCCACCGAGGGCTACATGTCCCTGGCCAACCTGGAGCTGCCGGCCGATGCCCGGCTGTACCTGTGCGGACCGCTGCCGTTCATGCGCGCTGTCCGCTCGCAGGCCATCGATGCCGGCATCCCCGCCACGAACATCCACTACGAGGTCTTCGGCCCCGACCTCTGGCTCGCAGCCTAACGAACCGGAAGCCGCGGGTTCCGCGGCGATAGGCATATCAGCGGAACCCGCTTGGGGGGCGAAGGCCGCCACCGATGACTCGGTGGCGGCCTTCGCGCTTCGTTTCAGTACCCCACGGGAACCACGTCACCAAAGGCTCCGGAATCGGTGATCCTTGCACCGTTGTATTTGAATGTCCTTAGGACGATCCGCCGGTCATCGATGGTCAGACCGGGAACGGCACGCAGGATCTTGCGCTCGATGGCTAACAAATC encodes:
- a CDS encoding globin domain-containing protein yields the protein MLSEKSRPVIEATLPIIGERISHITPKFYDRLFAAHPELLDGLFSRANQKNGAQQQALAGSIAAFATHLVNNPGTLPEAVLSRIAHKHTSLGIVEEQYPIVYEHLFAAIAEDLGEAVTPEVAEAWSEVYWLMADALVKIEKGLYAQQANDKIWTDWKLVAKEVAGTGSVTFRFVPADDTPVTVAKAGQFVSVRVPLLDGVRQCRQYTLSDSVTSTTERVITTKFDGGGEVSPFMHRHLDVGDVIELSNPYGDLVIDTTGAPIILATAGIGCTPSASALATLAAAGSDRQVMVLHAEANEDAWALKEQMLESVESLPNAELKLWLEDINAKAEGTEATEGYMSLANLELPADARLYLCGPLPFMRAVRSQAIDAGIPATNIHYEVFGPDLWLAA